The nucleotide sequence ACCCCTAAAGAGGGCCCGTTTTCAGTTCCTCCCGACTCACTAAATGGCTGTGCTCTCTAGCCCTCTAGTCTCCACTGGACACACCTCCATGACCCAGGTCTCTAGTCTGATTAAGCTTTACTTAGCTCAACCCCAATTGGTGATTGATTGCTTAGCTCTGGGGAGGCAGGCTCTGGGGATGTCTTAATACCTAAGTCAGCTAAGGATATTCTCAGTCCAAGGGCCAGATGATCCCTGCTCCCCTGGCTGTCATGGCCAGTCCAGCCATGGGCTCCTGACCACAATGTGGGCTTGAGTTTAAAGGAAATTTGAAGGGTTCTAGGAGAGACATGTGTGAAGAAGAAGAGACTGAAGGGTCTTACCTATGTCTACTGGTCCAACACCTTCACAGAtcctgaaaagagaaagaagcaagtcAGTTCACAACCATGTTGTTCTCTGAAAACCTCCCTGCTATGAGAGGgcttttttggctgtgtggacaGTGGTTCTCACCCATGTCTGCATAAGCATCTGGGGAGTTTTTAAAACTTACATGTCCCTAAACCCTCCAAAACTATTGAAGCAAAATATCTGAGagaatgtcttctttttctttttttaaacaagctaACCAATCAAGCAGAGCTCTCTATGATTTGATGCAGTCTGTCTACAAGCTTGCACTTAGAGGCACAAGAACTAGAGGCATCTTCTAAACCCCTGCCAAGGGCAATCCATTGAGGTTTGTAGGAAAAATTGTTCCTGGTTCCTTCCCCCACCTAGACTTTCTATAAGCTAGAAGTCTGACCTCACTCCAGTTGCTGCACCGAGAGCACTCACCGGATCTCCTCGCCTTCCAGCAGGCGCCTGTAGGTAGCGATCTCGATGTCCAGGGCCAGCTTGACATTCATGAGCTCCTGGTACTCCTTCAGCTGCCGTGCCATATCCTGCTTGGCTTGCTGCAGCGCACCCTCCAGTTCTGCCAGCTTGCATTTGGCATCATTGAGGGCAGCTTCTCCCTGCTGCTCAGCCTCAGCCACGGCGGCCTCCAGCTTGCAGCGCTGTGGGGAGGGCAGTTTGCAGATGGGCTCTGGCAGGAACTAGGGGATCCTCAGGTTGGGCTAGAAACACTGCCCCTGTCTGTGGGGACACAGCCTGGTGCCAAGCCAGGAACGGAGCCCATGGAGGGGCTTGTCATCCTGTAGTTTGATGTCGCCAGGGAGTGGAACATTGCTTTTCTGCCATTTTCATCCTCACTGATTTTGCACTTATTGATTTCTGTTGCTCTTAAGACCCAGGGGGTCCAGAGAATAAAGCCATTCTTTTTGCCTTGCCTGCCCCTTTAAGTGAGCCCAAGAACTTTCCTTCTACGTTTTCGGAGATTAAgagtctctcctttccttctacattttcctcctctaggaagtcttcctggaccaATTCTTCCCATCCCTCTGTTTCTGGGTCCCAGTTGCCTCCCCTACATCATCCACCTTGGGCTCCCCAAAGCTTGGGGCTCTGCCTGTCTTCCTTATGgggctttctttttcctttgcccaCCTGAGCCTTGGCATGCTCGATCTCTGCCTTCAGCCTCTGGATCAGCCGGTTCAGCTCATTGATCTCATCCCGAGTGTTGCGCAGGTTGTCACAGTGCTGGCCAGCTGTCACTCGCATCTCCTCGTACTACGGGTTGGTGGGAGAAAGGGATGATTCGAAGATTGGGTCAAGATCACAACCCACTTTGTCATCTTTGTCATCCCAGGGCTGCCTGCACCCCTTCCCCAGCACCCTCCTGCCCACCTTGGTCTGGTACCAGGCCTCCGCATCAGCTCGACTGCGTCTGGCGATCTCTTCATACTGGGCTTTGATATCGGCGATGATTCCGTCAACATTCAGGTCCCGGCTGTTGTCCATCTTCACAATGACTGATGTCTCTGAGATGTGTGACTGTAGTAACTGgatttcctgggttggaagataaGTGAGACAGATGGACTGACTCCCATCAATGGGTCCCAGCAATGCTGGGGCTTTGTCACAGGGTCCCTAGAACTTGGAGTCAGGAGACAGAGCATTGCTTATTTCTTCAGGGCAAAGCAACAGAGCAGATCATGCAAACTGAGGGCAAAGAAGAGGAGGTGACCCCAAACCGTTTCAGCTTGACTTTAAACCCTTGTTGTATACTAGGAGACATCCCTTCAACACCCTAATTTGTTTAGGTGACTAGTAAAACTGGTGGGGGGGGGCGCTAAGGATTTGTGGAAGGGAGTAAGAACCATGATAAAGCTTAAACATTTCTTTGGCTTAGCCACACAGTGACTGTGCCAGTCGTGGATCATTGAGAGCTGACAACATTTTAGAACATGATGATCTAGGAGTTCCTATATCCCAAGTCCTTCAGAGACTTGGCAGTGGGGATGGGAGAGGGCTGAGAACTGGTCTGCAAGGCAATGGCCTCAAAGGGAGATTTCTTCAGCCTTTCtactcagagccagacattcagTTCTAAAATTAGGTCTATCCCAGACCAAAAAGACCTTATGAAGCAAAAGATAGCTAGTTCATTTGACTAATTAGCTAACACATCTTACATGTCCCAGCAAGTCAGTTTTCCAGAGTCTTCTCATCAGAAGATAGAAGTGACATTCCTAGACCCAAACCTTTCCTGGCCATCAGTAGATTGACCAAGGAGTTGATTCATAGACCTGAGTCAGGCTCCCCTTACCTTCTCCACTTGTATATTTATCAGCATTTAGAGAATATATTTTTGATGGGAAGAAAGATGTATGATACCAATAGTCCAATGAATCCCCCAGGAAATCCAGGCCACACAATGATCTCCTTGGATGGCTCAGAGGGGATGAGCCCTTACCGCCTCATACAGGGTTTTCAGGAAGTCGATTTCCTGAATTAGGGTATCCACATTGGCCTCTAGATCAGCCTTGCTTAAGAACGCTGTATCCACATCCTGCATcaaagagagaagaataaaatgCTCATTATCTGTGTACTGTTTAACCTCCCCACCTTGGCAGGGTCTGGAGATGGGTGGGAAGATGAGACTAATCTCCACAGGGGCAGGCCAAGTGGGACAGGTGGGAGAGTCATGGGGTGGAAATACAGCTTAATGACTCTTGTTCTCCCTTGGACAACGTAAAACCCCCAGGGATGCTGGACCTTTCTCAATGCTTATTTAGAGGCAAGAAGAATCTGGATAATCCAAGACTCCTAAAATGTCATCTCTTCAAACCTCTCTTTTCATGAAGACCTTAAGTCATTGGAGACCAAATCAGAACTTTGAAGGGAAGCAGTTGTGACCTTCGGGGGTCCACTGTGTGTGAGTAGTCAAAGGGCTGCCTGGGCAGCATCCTGGGATGTGGAAAACATTTGTCTGTCTGGAGGGAAAGTCTGCCTGTACCTGTTATTCTCCTTACCTTCTTCAGAGCCACGAACTCATTCTCAGCACTGGCCCGAAGACCCACTTCCTCTTCATACCTGAGTGATAAAGATGAAGAGGGTGCGTTCTACCCCTGAACCCAGAGCTGATTACTCCCAGCTGCCCAGTTATCACCTTTTATGACCTCTCTTGCCCCAGCCAGGAGCCTGGCTCCCTGTTTCCATCCTCATGTTCTCCACTCTGCCCCATCTTTAAGACCTTTTAGACTTTGGTTTCTCCAAATCCCTTTTACTTTCTCAAATTGGGTGTGGGGTCTGAAAATCTGAACCTTGGCTGTGGTTCTCTGCTGGAAATGCTTTAGGGTCACTGCACTTGACCTTAGAGGAAGTAGCATCCTGCTTGTGGCTGGACCTGGGCACTGTTTACAGAACCAGGGGTTTCCTTTTTTGGGGTCAACTCACCCATGTTCACAGGCAGGATTAGGAACAGGCTGTGCCCAATCCCAGGTCTCTTTATTCCTCAGGACCTGCAGGGGCTTCACCCTCCCGTACATATCACTGCCCTGCCCCTGTCTCCAGGCTGGGAATTGAAACCAGCATTCAACTCTGATCCTCGCAGGGGCTCCCATCTGAGCTTGGCTGCTGCACTGGGAACCAGCCCTATGCCCATCCTTGGTCCATATGGTCCAGATGCCACTCACTTCTTCTTGAAACCCTCAAGGACATCCTGCATGTGGTTCCTCTCAGCCTCCAACCGGGCCTGATCACTGTTCGCTACCTCCAGCTGCCTGCGTAGGTTGGTGATGTAGTTCTCGAAGAGGGGCTCCAGGTTGCTCTTGGCACATTTCTGCTCTTGGAGGAAGTTCCACTTTGTCTCTAGGAGCTTATTCTGCTGTTCCAGGAACCGCACCTAAATCCACAGAGGCAAGGACATGGCAATTGAGTGCTCAATATGATCACCTATGTATGGACTAGTTGCTCAGATGGTCAGAGGTGACAACCTCGTGGTGACCATTGTTCCCTTTTTTGTTTGACTTTAAGTCCTTCTAACTCAGAAGAATCTGGCAGAGCAGGTCTGGGACTCCTCCTCACACTCAGCCAGGCTGAGCTACAAACAGAAGCTTTGAAACCAAAATCTTCAACCATTTCCCCTTTAACACTCAGAGGGGAGGGCCAGCTCACTGGGAATTCAGAAATCGATTCTACCTGAGCCGAGTTGGCCTGCATCTGAAAACCAATTTCAGTTATCTCTGGCAGGGAATGAAGAACAGAGTAAAGTACATTTGGGCTGGGATGTGGCTTTAGGAGGTGGGAACTCTCAGGTCGTAGGTCATACCCATCACCCCAGATATTCCATCAGCTGAGACTTACAGAGCTGGAGGAGAATGCAGAGACCATTTACTCCAACCCCTCATTTCACATGAAATGAAGCTCACAGAGGTAAGTTTACAATCTCAGGCACAATCAGAGAATCCCCACTTCATGGAGACATAAATCCCCGCTTCTGGGATGTCAGTTCCACCTCTTTGTTCCTCTCATCAACCTGAAGATCAGTGACCACCAGTGATCATTCCCTACTCAATCTAGGCTACTTGGCTGAATCTGGCTATCCCTCTTGGGGGGAGGAGTATGAATTCCTTGTTTTGTATAAATTTTGTACAAATTACTCAACtccattctccttttctttaagCCTGAACAGGTGTGGCCACTCATCCTCAGAAACCATTGAAAACTTCAAAGAGAGCATGAGGATATCAAAGGACAAAATCTTTTAAACCTGTCCCAGCCAACACCTGGCGGAGGTGTTCATGTTTCTAACCTGTTTGGAAGATATTTCTAAATGACTAGGTTGTTCAGATCCCTTTAGGCATCCAGTCAGTGGCTGGATGTTCCACCACCACCGTCAATCTCTCCCTCCATGTAGTGCTTCCTCAGGCTCATCCTTGCTCTGCAGCAGAGCGACCCAGAAATCGTACTGCATGCCTTTGGTTGATCCCAAAGGATGTGGGGTCAAGATCTGTGTCCTGGGTCTAGATCAGTTCCTCCTGAGGGAAAGTACACCTCAGTGCATTTAGCTCTCATCATCCCAGACCCAGAGGCTGAGCTGTCTCAAGTACCTTGTCGATGAAGGAGGCAAATTTGTTGTTGAGGGTCTTGATTTGCTCCTTCTCATCCCTCTTCACTCTCTGGGCATTGGGGTCAATCTCCAGGTTGAGCGGGGTCAGGAGGCTCTGGTTAACAGTCACTGCTGTGATGGATGGGGCTGCTGGCCCTCCAATTCCTCCAACTCGGTAGCCAAAGCCGGGGGTGCAGAAGCCATAGCCAAGACCACTTCTGGCTCCAAACCCCAGGCCAACACAACTGCCGGCCCCAAACCCTAGACCAGCACCACTCCCATCACCAAAGCCAACTCCATAGCAGGTGGGTCGAGGGCACACAGCTGCTATCCGGGGTGAGCACGATCCAAAGCTGATGACGCTCCGACTGCCAAAGCCGCTAAGACCCCTGAAGCTGGGCCCACTCCTGCAGGAGACAGAGCTGGCCCGGAAGCGGTTCAGGTTCTGAGGTGTCACTGCTGAGCAAGAGCTGAAGTTGCCCACACAGCGACCAGAGCTGACTCTGTAGGAGCGGCAAGACATGATGGTGTCCTGGGCAAGAGCAGAGCAGCAATTGCAGAGCGGGGAGAGCTGGAGCTGAGAGTCCTCTGGGGCTAGTGGATCCCTCTCATCCCTTTTATGTGTGTGGGGATCTGAGGATTGGtcccataaaagtgaaaaaagccaTTTGGAAGCATTTATGAGCTTGGGTAGTTAGCAGAAACTCTCTATGCCTGTAACCTCCTTCACAGTGAACTAATCTCAGACACACCTATTCCCCTCAGAATCAGAGCCATAACATCAAAcctataaacattaaaaacacataaacacataaacaTTATTGTCCTATTTTCCCCGCAGGTCCACCATAATTGCCATTATGGGGACATTAATTTTCTTTGGTCTTAAATCCAATAGACTTTCCATTGCAAGTGTGGCTAACCACCAGAAAGTTAGAATGGTAACAACTCCAGCAAGAGGCTTGCAAGGAATGCAGCTACACAGATAACCCCTAAATAGATGAGGAATGTATAGAAGAGAGGCAAGGTCTTCATAGCTCTGAGTAAGAAATGATATGGTGAGAATACAGTTTACTGCACCCCTGCAGATGGACTAAGCAGTCCAAAACCCTTTTGCAGTGTTTCATATATCCTCTGTAATCTGATTTGACTGTTCACATAAGAATTGAATCATCAGTGAAGCTCATCTGGGTTAATGTAATACATGTCTGATTTAAGACTCTCAAAGGAcattgatttcattcattcattcagcaattacCAAATACTGTATCTCAGGTAATGTGCTTGGTGCCGAGGGTATAGAGATAAAAAAGATGGTCTCTGTATTCCTGCTGGTGTGGGGAGATTATCTTGAAGACTTCCACCAACCAATAGTTTTGTGACATAATTTGAGGCCAAAACATGCCAATGATTTGGCCATGTATCTGTGTGGAAAGTTAACCACATGATTTTGAACCCCTAAAATACACATTAGGGATATCTGTAGTAGTACCTATGCGGATTCCTTACATTATAGATGGAGAGACAAATGTTGACCTTTTCTGTTCTAGAAAGTGGCATGATTTGTCCTGCTTGTCTGGGTCTGGGGGAACTTGTGCTTGCTTGGATGCTTACTTGGGGTTCTATCCATACTTTGGAAGGGAATATGAGCTTTTGACTAGAGCCATCCATCTCAGGTCTtcactatttcctttcttctggtctctataccttttatttctttttcttgtcttactgTATTAGCTAGGATACCCAGTATGATGTTGAAAAGCAGTGGTGAGAGAGGGCATCTTTGCCTTATTCCTGATTTTTGGTGGAAAAGCTTCAAGTTCTCACAGTTAAGTACAATGTTAGTTGTAGGTTTTCtgcatatataaattttttatcaAGTTGAAGACGTTTCCATCTGTTTCTAGTTTACCACTGTGCTCCATAGATCCAGGTATCAGGTGCATGTCTCAAAGggagaagtagaaaataataataacacagtAGTTCTTGTGAAGATTGCCAGCAACCTCCATGTTGCTAAATTCAGTGGTCCATTCTCAGCTATTATTTAATTTAGCAGAATTTGACATAGTTGAtcattctcttttccttataataatttccttttttggtttCCAGACACCCATTCTCTTGACTTTCTTTACATATTATTGActgcttcttttcatttttctcaaccAGTTTATCCTCATATCCTTGATCTGCACACATCACAGCATCCTTGGGCTCAGCTCTTGTACCTGTTCATGTCTTTACACTTGTCCCCTTTGTGACATCATACAGCCTCATGACTTTAAATACTATCTGTCTGTTGATGGCTACCAAGGTGTATCTCTATCCTGAACATCCCTTTGAATGTCCCTTCTGTGCCCCCATGCATGTATTTTGATCAACATCTCTATTTGGATATCAACTATGTATCTCAAATTTAATCTGTCCAAAACTGTTCTCCCGATTGCTTGTTCCTGTGAAATACATTCTACTTGCCAGGCTTACTATCTCTGTACTGGCTCAGGCCAAAAACCTGGGAGCCATCCTTTGTTCATCAACTTTTTCCATATCCCACATTCAGCCCATTGACAAGTCCTACCTTCAAAATATACCTGGAGCCTTATTACTGCTCACCACACCATTGCTCCCATATTGGTCCAAGTTCACCACTCCTCACAGGGTCTATTGAAGTATCCTTCCAGCTAGTCATcctgcttcctcctctgccccctcTGTCTTTCCTTAACACCATGCTCAGAGTggtcctttaaaaacaaaacatgtcaGATCATGCCATTTCTAAGTTCAAACATCCAGAGTAAATGCCATACAGGACTCTGCATAGTCTGCCCTCCTCTTTCATTGACCTCCTTTCCATCTGTCTGTCCTttgctcactctgctccagccactctGTCTGCCTGTATGTCAATCAGACAGGTAGGAGAGCTCCTGCTCAGACACTTTTCGCATTTACTGTTTTTCATTTGTGCTGGGAAATCTTTTTTCCTCAAATGGCCGCATGGCTGGGTCCCTCAACTCTTCCAGGTCTTTGCTCATAGGTCCCTTCTCTTTAAATTCCCCTCCTCTATGTACTCTCCATCTCCTCTCCCTGCTTTCTCCTCTCCCTAGGAATTCTCACCATCTGAGGTCCTTGCCTGCAAGGATTTGCTGTTTAACATCATCCCAGGCTGTAATGTAAGCTCCAGGAGGCAggcactggtgtgtgtgtgtgtgtgtgtgtgtgtgtgtgtgtgtgtgtatgtgtgtttctcctCTTCATCCCTCCTTAGGAGAGTGGAGGCATGTGGTAGGCAGGCTGTGtgtttttgctgaatgaatggagacactggaaagattaaaagcaggaggaaaagggagagaggaCAGGAGGTAAGATTTTATTATCACTGTGCAAACACTCGCCCTCCTTGGTACATAAATGACCTGGGGAAATTGTCTAACCtctctagcctcagtttcctcatctgtaacatggaatTATACCTACTGCATAGTATGTGAAGGACACATGTGGAAATGTTTGGGTGGGGTGTACGTTGTGTGGAGCCTCGTGTGGttatccatttctctgctctcttcatccccttcttttcatctctgcctctttccccctttttttgcCTCCCTTCACCTGTAAGCTGTCATTCCTGGTGTGGTCCAGAACCCCACCTCATTCCTGCTCCAGTGGTTATGGCATCATTACCCCATCAGTCATTACTGGGGCTGACCCGTGTCTCAGCTTCCTTCAACCCTAACAGCCGGGGCGGGATGGGGGTAATTGAGACCAGTCATGCATGACCTCTGTTGTGAGATGAGCTGTCACCATTAGCAGTTTATAGTTCTGAGGCCTTATTTCACCAGACGATGCAAAATACAGTCCTCAGCCATTTTTAAAGGGTagcaggtggggagaggggaggagtagCCCTGGAAACTCTGGGCTGGGGCTTTTGCTGCTCTGAcagtttcttcttcctgttgaGAGTTGGTCTGGATGTAATCCTGAGATCTGCTGGCTGAGCTAGTGTAGATGGATTGCTGGCTCATCTTGATGCTAATtgccctgggaggagggggaacTGCTGATGAGGGAGGGGGCCATGCTGGTTGGCTGTGCAGAGCCTGGGAACCCtggctgctctgtgtgtgtgtgcatgcctgtgggtggggaggagggtgacaGGGAAATCCCAGAGGATGAGACGACTTTCTAAAGCCACCGCCTCCTTCAGAGTGTTTCCATTCTGCCTGGGGACAAGTCTGCACTGGAGAGAGGCACTCACTGGGATGTGTTCATGCTGAGACCTGCCCCAGTGGAAAGGGAGACTCAGGAATCTCCCTGCAGAAGGAGGGGGCGATGGGAAGGAGCCGAGGCCCTCTAGCCCTCTGTCCTGTCAGGTTAATGATGCTGAGATAGAATCTAAACACCTCTCAGGAGAGACAAAGCACCCCTCTTACTTGAGCCCATCCTCACCCTTTCAAGCagcatggcttttcttttttttttcaggtttagcCCCAATTCCTCACTTGCCCACACAGTTTCAGGGCGAAATGATGCTCTTCACAGGCATGCAAGTCAGTTCATGTCAAAAAAAACATCACTGGGTGCTGATGTGAGCCTGGCATCGAGCTAGGTGTGGGGATGCCAGCCAGCCGGGTGCAACCCTCTTCCTTCTACCAgacacagtgatccaagtctccTCTTCCACTTACAGCTCCATTTCTGTGGCCATTTCCCCCAATTCAAGCCCCAGGAGGAGAGTGGCAGTAGTGAGTCTCCCTGGAACCCCTGATGGGACCAGGATGAGGAAGGGGTCCCAGGGGACCCAGAGTGTGGGGCAGAGCACAACTGAGGGAGAGGGCAGTGGGGCAAGGAAGGGTCTCCCGGGGGTAAGAGGAACAAGAAAATGGGAGACATTCTGGggagacagaaacaaaaacaaggaacCTCATTCCAGAACCTCCACCCAGGCCTCTTTGGGCTGTTCGCCACCTGTCCTTGCGGGGGCGCTCTGGGAAGGGCTGCGATTTGAACTCCGGAGACGGAGTGGAATGCAGGGAGGCTCTGGCTTCAGCAGACGTCTCTCCCTTCCTCcggggggcagggcgggggccTAATCCTCCCTGTATCCCTGCACCTGGCGCAGGGCGGGTCCTGGGAGAAGCTCGGGAGGTGTTTGCCCAGCTGATGGAGTGAAATTCTGGAGCACCAGCAGGAGGCACTTTCAACCCGCCTGCCTGGCGTCACCTCCTCTCTGGGGAGGAGCGTAGAGTGAGGGCGCGACTGCGCAGCGCTGAGGGGGCTTTCCTGGGGGATGCTCTGAAGGGGCATGCTGGCGCCTCTAGCTTACGTCCAGGACAGGGCCACCCTGGGATGGGAATTCCCGCAGGGATGGTCACCGGGCCGGAGCCCACCTCTCTGTGAAGGTGGAGGgaatcttcctttctcctcctttacCCCACTGGGGTGTTTCCTGGGCCCTGGATAGTCATCTACGGGACAGAGGTGGCCTGTTGTTAtctctgtttttgctgactccaGGCTGGAGTGTCTCTGTATTTTTCAGAGATTTGGGTTTTTAATCAGCAAAGCTTACTGGCTCTAGGGCAGGTCCAGAGTGACAGGGCTTCAAGCGGGAATGGAAGCCGTAAGGCCCTTGTTGTCCCATCTTCTCTTTCCCTGGGTGTGGATGTGCATCCCTGAAGTCCCCGGCTCTcgcctgtctgactctgcgtgtgCCCTGACTCAGGGTTGCTGATCCTTCAGCCTTGAACCTCACCCCCCGACCCTGCTGCCACGGGCTTCCTTGCCTCCTCTCAGTCTTGCTGGCTTTTGGGGTCCAGCTTAGCTGCCCCTCCTCAGGCGACCTACCCGAGGCCTGTGACTAGGGTGGGAGCCTCAGTTCTGTCCTCTTTCACAACAAGCCTGACATCTATAATTTCATGTCTAAGTCTGTATCCTCAGGTAGGCTGTAAGCCCCAGAGGCCTGGATTGGAGCCAGGGCCCCATTTTTGAAAGAcagttttttaaagatataattcatGGATCatat is from Bubalus bubalis isolate 160015118507 breed Murrah chromosome 4, NDDB_SH_1, whole genome shotgun sequence and encodes:
- the KRT84 gene encoding keratin, type II cuticular Hb4, which produces MSCRSYRVSSGRCVGNFSSCSAVTPQNLNRFRASSVSCRSGPSFRGLSGFGSRSVISFGSCSPRIAAVCPRPTCYGVGFGDGSGAGLGFGAGSCVGLGFGARSGLGYGFCTPGFGYRVGGIGGPAAPSITAVTVNQSLLTPLNLEIDPNAQRVKRDEKEQIKTLNNKFASFIDKVRFLEQQNKLLETKWNFLQEQKCAKSNLEPLFENYITNLRRQLEVANSDQARLEAERNHMQDVLEGFKKKYEEEVGLRASAENEFVALKKDVDTAFLSKADLEANVDTLIQEIDFLKTLYEAEIQLLQSHISETSVIVKMDNSRDLNVDGIIADIKAQYEEIARRSRADAEAWYQTKYEEMRVTAGQHCDNLRNTRDEINELNRLIQRLKAEIEHAKAQRCKLEAAVAEAEQQGEAALNDAKCKLAELEGALQQAKQDMARQLKEYQELMNVKLALDIEIATYRRLLEGEEIRICEGVGPVDIAVSSSRGGLVCGPETLYSSSSLCRGGVIISGSGSSSNIRSGGFCSSSVGGARVVGGGDLLGAGSRGGSMLVGEVCAPSVPCPLPTEGGFSSCSGGRSSRSSTVRFVSTTTSHRTKH